From the genome of Ectobacillus sp. JY-23, one region includes:
- a CDS encoding MFS transporter, translated as MNMRVYILAAAAFIVGTVEFIIGGILNLVADDLGVSIGAAGQLISVFSLFFALSAPVLLNATAKMERKQLYIWTMFVFLLGNILAAMSADYTMLMIARILTAITGSLLIVLTITIASGIVAPAYQGRAIGTVFMGISASLVLGVPFGMVIGNAFGWRTTFIVMSVLTVVAMVCIYKLLDPIEPKPVVPIRKQIQALRSSKILSAQFITFFMLTGHLTLYAYLTPFLQDALGLAPSIVTAVYFIFGTAAVTGGGLGGWLSDKWGPQRSILTIISLFAIVLAILPLTTKLPLYVFLIILVIWSALSWAIAPAQQTYLIECAPETADIQMGLNTSASHFGIALGSLIGGIVIEKSTVLYNAWAGVVFILLALACAIFSVTRRSEIIETNLTKS; from the coding sequence ATGAACATGCGCGTATATATTCTGGCGGCGGCCGCCTTTATCGTCGGAACAGTTGAATTTATCATTGGCGGCATTTTAAACCTCGTTGCTGATGATTTAGGTGTTTCGATTGGAGCAGCCGGACAGCTGATTTCGGTGTTTTCATTGTTTTTCGCCCTTTCAGCCCCCGTTTTGCTGAACGCAACCGCAAAAATGGAGCGCAAACAACTCTATATATGGACGATGTTTGTATTCTTACTTGGCAACATTCTTGCGGCAATGAGTGCTGATTATACAATGCTCATGATTGCAAGAATTCTAACAGCCATTACCGGCTCATTGCTGATTGTACTTACCATCACAATCGCATCTGGCATTGTAGCACCTGCGTATCAAGGACGTGCAATTGGCACAGTCTTTATGGGCATTAGTGCATCGCTTGTGCTTGGGGTTCCGTTCGGTATGGTAATTGGCAATGCTTTTGGTTGGCGTACAACATTTATTGTCATGTCTGTTCTGACAGTTGTAGCTATGGTTTGTATTTATAAACTACTTGACCCAATTGAACCAAAGCCTGTCGTACCAATTCGAAAACAAATTCAAGCTTTACGCAGCAGTAAAATTCTGAGTGCGCAGTTCATCACATTTTTTATGCTGACAGGACATTTAACGCTATACGCGTACTTAACACCGTTCTTGCAGGATGCACTCGGACTTGCGCCAAGTATTGTCACTGCTGTATATTTTATATTTGGCACAGCAGCGGTCACAGGAGGCGGCTTAGGAGGGTGGTTATCAGATAAATGGGGGCCACAGCGCTCCATTCTAACCATCATCTCATTGTTCGCAATTGTCCTAGCCATTCTACCGCTTACGACAAAGCTGCCTTTGTATGTATTTTTAATTATTCTTGTAATCTGGAGCGCGCTAAGCTGGGCGATTGCACCTGCTCAGCAAACCTATCTCATTGAATGCGCCCCAGAAACAGCTGACATCCAGATGGGATTAAATACGTCCGCAAGTCATTTTGGCATTGCACTGGGTTCCCTTATTGGGGGCATTGTTATTGAAAAAAGCACTGTCTTATATAATGCCTGGGCCGGCGTTGTATTTATCCTACTGGCACTTGCATGTGCGATTTTCTCCGTCACTAGACGAAGTGAAATCATAGAAACAAATCTAACTAAATCGTAA